The DNA sequence GACAACGTCCCCTATGAACGCTGTTTGAATGATCAGGAAGCTTTTGCCAGCCTCCCGGCTTTTCGCCCGCCCGGTATTTTTTTCGATGATCCCGTTTAACACGTTAACAGCTTAGACAGCTACATTATATTCCCTGAGCGCATCGTTAAGGGAAGTTTTAAGATCTGTTGACGCTTTTCTGCGGCCAATGATCAGGGCGCAGGGAACCTGGAATTCCCCGGCCGGGAATTTTTTGGTATAGCTGCCGGGAATAACCACGGACCGTTCGGGAACCACTCCCTTGTATTCCACCGGTTCATCTCCCGTCACGTCTATGATCTTCGTCGAAGCTGTCAGTACAACATTAGCACCCAGAACCGCTTCTTTTTCCACCTTAACCCCCTCAACCACAATGCAGCGTGAGCCGATAAAGGCGCCGTCTTCAACGATCACCGGGGCAGCTTGTACAGGTTCCAGCACACCGCCTATCCCAACACCTCCGCTAAGGTGTACATTTTTTCCGATCTGCGCACAGGAGCCGACCGTAGCCCAGGTATCCACCATGGTGCCTTCATCCACATAAGCCCCGATATTTACATAAGAAGGCATCATAATAACCCCCTTGGCAAGGAATGCGCCATGCCTTGCAAGTCCGTGCGGCACTACGCGTACGCCCAACTCCTTAAAATTAGTTTTAAGAGGGATCTTGTCATGGAAAACAAAAGGACCGGTTTTTATTTCCCGCATTTCCTGCGTAGGAAAGTAAAGAATGACCGCTTTTTTTACCCAATCGTTTACATGCCAGGTATTCAGCACAGGCTCCGCCACCCGCAGGTCGCCTTTATCCAGGAGGCCTATTGTTACTTCGATTGCTTCAATGACGTCCGGGTAAGTCAGCATGGAACGATCTTCCCAGGCTTTTTCAATTTTTTCTCTTAATTCTACTTTCATGTTGCAACTGTGAAATCAACTATACTGCAAAGAACGCATTTTTTGTGCAGAATTTTATAATTGGTAAATTTGGACATGAGTGAAAAGGAGAAGTCCCGGATAGACAAATGGTTATGGGCTGTGCGTCTTTTTAAGACCAGGAGCCTCGCCAGCGAGGCATGTAAATCAGGTAAGGTAAAAATTAGCGGCAAAAGCGTAAAGCCTTCCCACGTCGTAAAGGTATCTGAAGAAATAAGTATTCAAAAAGGCGGATCAAAAAAAGTTGTCCGGGTAAAAGACCTCCTGGAAAGACGGGTAGATGCTGCAACCGCTGCCTTGTTTTTTGAAGACATCACGCCTCCGGAAGAAAATCCGGCTTTCCCTTCGGCCTTTCATACGCCCGTATTCAAACGTAACCGGGGCGCCGGCCGCCCCACCAAAAAAGAACGCCGGGAAATGGATCAGGTTCGTTCAAACGACAACTTTTAGTTTTTAGTTTTTAATTTTTAGTTTCTGGTTTAAAGTTCGAAGTTCAAAGTTCAAGGTTCAAGGTTCAAAGTTCAAGTTTTTGGTTTAAAGTTTCTGGTTTAAAGTTCAAGGTTTAAGGTTCAAAAGTTCCAAGTTCAAGGTTTAAAGTTCAAAGTTCCAATTTCAAGGTTTAAAGTTCCAAATTTGAGGTTCAATGTTTCTTGTTTGATG is a window from the Anseongella ginsenosidimutans genome containing:
- a CDS encoding 2,3,4,5-tetrahydropyridine-2,6-dicarboxylate N-succinyltransferase produces the protein MKVELREKIEKAWEDRSMLTYPDVIEAIEVTIGLLDKGDLRVAEPVLNTWHVNDWVKKAVILYFPTQEMREIKTGPFVFHDKIPLKTNFKELGVRVVPHGLARHGAFLAKGVIMMPSYVNIGAYVDEGTMVDTWATVGSCAQIGKNVHLSGGVGIGGVLEPVQAAPVIVEDGAFIGSRCIVVEGVKVEKEAVLGANVVLTASTKIIDVTGDEPVEYKGVVPERSVVIPGSYTKKFPAGEFQVPCALIIGRRKASTDLKTSLNDALREYNVAV
- a CDS encoding RNA-binding S4 domain-containing protein, with protein sequence MSEKEKSRIDKWLWAVRLFKTRSLASEACKSGKVKISGKSVKPSHVVKVSEEISIQKGGSKKVVRVKDLLERRVDAATAALFFEDITPPEENPAFPSAFHTPVFKRNRGAGRPTKKERREMDQVRSNDNF